A region of Streptomyces sp. NBC_01750 DNA encodes the following proteins:
- a CDS encoding GNAT family N-acetyltransferase → MTDVTSAKSARRPHHWRRDLVELAAMFTAVAVADAIANMIGHGPDGPFLLVASAVALVSTAAFHTWWARRHSHAPPAAPTRNSADVTADAGVTVSPATRLAAPGELYETALWRMRTTVRDTPGSLAALCIALARHRVDILTLQTHPLAEGTVDEFLLRAPVSLQAQQLTREISRAGGSSTWIERADAHDLVDTPTRVLGLATRTALDAAELPLALRQLLGRCTIHSLPAVSLTGRPTGEIPPVEGVLEETVMRLRDPSGGAITIERPYLPFTPTEFARARALVELDARLGPRIPRSQDVLTLPEGNEITVRRVDQSDVEAAVAMHDRCSDRTLSLRYHGPVGDADRYLNHLLSPRFGRTLAVQTASGRLVGLGHLLWDGDETEVALLVEDEWQGRGIGSELLGRLVALAVEAGCSSVYAVTRSSNTAMVAAMRGLSLPLDYQIEEGTLVITARLDATPVRPLFPYEQAER, encoded by the coding sequence ATGACAGATGTGACTTCTGCGAAGAGTGCCCGCCGTCCACACCACTGGCGGCGGGATCTCGTCGAACTGGCAGCCATGTTCACCGCCGTCGCGGTCGCCGACGCCATCGCGAACATGATCGGGCACGGACCGGACGGCCCGTTTCTGCTCGTCGCCTCGGCCGTGGCCCTCGTCAGCACGGCCGCCTTCCACACATGGTGGGCACGACGCCACAGTCATGCCCCACCGGCGGCCCCCACCCGGAACAGCGCCGACGTCACCGCGGACGCCGGGGTGACGGTGTCCCCCGCGACCAGGCTCGCGGCGCCCGGCGAGCTGTACGAGACGGCGCTGTGGCGGATGCGGACCACCGTGCGGGACACACCCGGCAGCCTGGCCGCGCTGTGCATCGCCCTGGCACGACACCGGGTCGACATCCTCACCCTCCAGACCCATCCGCTGGCCGAAGGCACGGTGGACGAGTTCCTGCTGCGCGCCCCCGTGTCCCTGCAGGCGCAGCAGCTCACCCGGGAGATCTCCCGGGCGGGCGGCAGCAGCACCTGGATCGAGCGGGCCGACGCCCACGATCTCGTCGACACACCTACCCGGGTGCTCGGCCTCGCCACCCGTACCGCCCTTGACGCAGCCGAACTGCCGCTCGCACTGCGCCAGTTGCTGGGCCGCTGCACAATCCACTCGCTGCCCGCGGTCTCGCTGACGGGCCGGCCCACGGGAGAGATCCCGCCGGTGGAAGGCGTGCTGGAGGAGACGGTGATGAGGCTGCGCGACCCGAGCGGTGGCGCGATCACCATCGAGCGGCCCTACCTTCCGTTCACTCCCACCGAGTTCGCACGGGCCCGCGCCCTGGTGGAACTGGACGCGCGCCTCGGCCCCCGTATCCCCCGCAGCCAGGACGTCCTCACCCTCCCCGAGGGAAACGAGATCACCGTGCGCCGCGTCGACCAGAGTGACGTCGAAGCCGCCGTGGCCATGCACGACCGCTGCTCCGACCGCACCCTGAGCCTGCGCTACCACGGCCCGGTCGGCGACGCCGACCGCTACCTCAACCACCTGCTCAGCCCGCGCTTCGGCCGCACCCTCGCCGTCCAGACCGCCTCCGGCCGTCTCGTCGGCCTCGGACATCTCCTCTGGGACGGGGACGAGACCGAGGTCGCACTGCTCGTCGAGGACGAATGGCAGGGCCGCGGCATCGGCTCGGAGCTCCTCGGCCGACTGGTCGCCCTCGCTGTCGAGGCGGGCTGCAGCAGCGTCTACGCCGTCACCCGCTCCTCGAACACCGCGATGGTGGCCGCCATGCGCGGCCTGAGCCTGCCGCTCGACTACCAGATCGAGGAAGGCACGCTGGTCATCACCGCCCGACTCGACGCGACTCCCGTACGCCCGCTCTTTCCGTACGAACAGGCTGAGCGCTGA
- a CDS encoding alkaline phosphatase D family protein, producing MSHSPRIPSPDRRSVLRGTVAASAALALPTMTAAPALALSGRPRAAWGVQTGDVTSSSGLVWVRSDRPARMIVETSATESFRNAHRWHGPMVGADTDFTGRTALRGLPAGEQVHYRVTLADPEDPRRTGEPVYGTFRTAPAKRREGVRFLWSGDIAGQGWGINPDIGGYRAYDEMRRLDPDFFLCSGDTIYADGVIEPSVTLPDGRIWRNITTEEKSRVAQTLADFRGNFRYNLLDENVRRFNAQVPTVVQWDDHEVRNNWYPGQILDDPRYTEKNVNVLAERSRRAFGEYFPISTLTAAGCEGRVHRVVRHGPLLDVFVLDMRSYRNANSPGRQPDDTQGILGAEQLAWLKRELSRSRAVWKVIASDMPLGLVVADGTANFEAVAQGDPGAPLGRELQIAELLRYIKHRRITGTVWLTADVHHTSAQHYDPSRATFKDFAPFWEFVSGPLAAGGFPANALDATFGPARVFVRAPERANVSPMESPQYFGEVDIDGGSGELTVRLRAEGGTVLFSKVLQPGRVGQ from the coding sequence ATGTCACACAGCCCGCGGATACCCTCCCCCGACCGCCGTTCCGTGCTGCGCGGCACGGTCGCCGCCTCGGCGGCACTGGCTCTGCCCACGATGACAGCGGCGCCCGCCCTGGCGCTGTCCGGCCGCCCGCGGGCCGCATGGGGTGTGCAGACCGGCGATGTGACCTCCTCGTCCGGTCTGGTGTGGGTGCGCTCCGACCGGCCCGCCCGGATGATCGTGGAGACGTCCGCAACGGAGTCCTTCCGGAATGCGCACAGATGGCACGGCCCGATGGTCGGCGCCGACACGGACTTCACCGGACGGACGGCGCTGCGCGGACTGCCCGCCGGTGAGCAGGTGCACTACCGGGTCACGCTCGCCGACCCGGAAGACCCCCGCCGCACCGGGGAACCGGTCTACGGGACCTTCCGTACGGCGCCCGCGAAGCGCCGTGAGGGAGTGCGCTTTCTGTGGTCGGGCGACATAGCGGGGCAGGGCTGGGGCATCAACCCGGACATCGGCGGCTATCGCGCGTACGACGAGATGCGCCGCCTCGACCCGGACTTCTTCCTCTGCAGCGGGGACACGATCTACGCGGACGGCGTGATCGAACCGAGCGTGACGCTGCCGGACGGCCGGATCTGGCGCAACATCACCACCGAGGAGAAGTCCAGGGTGGCGCAGACCTTGGCGGACTTCCGCGGAAATTTCCGCTACAACCTGCTCGACGAGAACGTCCGGCGCTTCAACGCTCAGGTACCCACGGTCGTGCAGTGGGACGATCACGAGGTACGCAACAACTGGTACCCGGGCCAGATCCTCGACGACCCGCGCTACACCGAGAAGAACGTGAATGTGCTCGCGGAGCGCTCGCGCCGCGCCTTCGGCGAGTACTTCCCCATCTCGACGCTCACCGCCGCCGGGTGCGAAGGCCGTGTGCACCGGGTGGTGCGCCACGGACCGCTGCTCGATGTGTTCGTCCTCGACATGCGCTCGTACCGCAATGCCAACTCCCCCGGCCGGCAGCCCGACGACACACAGGGCATCCTCGGAGCCGAGCAGCTGGCCTGGCTCAAGCGTGAGCTGTCGCGGTCGCGCGCGGTGTGGAAGGTGATCGCCTCGGACATGCCGCTCGGGCTGGTCGTAGCGGACGGGACGGCGAACTTCGAGGCCGTCGCGCAGGGCGATCCGGGGGCGCCGCTCGGGCGCGAGCTGCAGATCGCCGAGCTGCTGCGGTACATCAAGCACCGCCGGATCACGGGCACGGTGTGGCTGACCGCTGATGTGCACCACACCTCGGCGCAGCACTACGACCCGTCGCGCGCGACTTTCAAGGACTTCGCACCCTTCTGGGAATTCGTCTCGGGGCCGCTGGCCGCCGGCGGCTTCCCCGCCAACGCGCTCGACGCCACCTTCGGCCCTGCGCGCGTCTTCGTCCGGGCGCCGGAACGCGCCAATGTCTCGCCGATGGAGTCGCCGCAGTACTTCGGAGAGGTCGACATCGACGGCGGCAGTGGCGAATTGACTGTCCGGCTGCGGGCGGAGGGCGGAACGGTCCTGTTCAGCAAGGTGCTGCAGCCCGGGCGTGTGGGGCAGTAG
- a CDS encoding winged helix-turn-helix domain-containing protein, whose protein sequence is MTERAQQTGQAGKESGTHPRHALAPLLTSPVRLSIVAALAPLDKAEFGCVRDLVEVTDSALSKQVAALEEAGWVGVDKGRVGRRTRTWLSLTDEGRAVYRRHLDALRAIAGA, encoded by the coding sequence ATGACGGAGAGAGCGCAGCAGACCGGGCAGGCCGGGAAGGAGTCGGGTACGCATCCGCGCCATGCGCTCGCCCCGCTGCTCACCTCGCCCGTCCGGCTGTCGATCGTGGCGGCCCTGGCACCGCTGGACAAGGCCGAGTTCGGTTGTGTGCGCGACCTGGTCGAGGTCACCGACTCGGCGCTGTCCAAGCAGGTCGCGGCCCTCGAGGAAGCCGGCTGGGTCGGGGTGGACAAGGGCAGGGTGGGACGGCGGACGCGGACCTGGCTGTCTCTGACGGACGAGGGGCGCGCTGTCTACCGGCGGCATCTGGACGCGCTACGGGCCATAGCCGGCGCCTGA
- a CDS encoding trans-sulfuration enzyme family protein, with protein sequence MENAASVTPAPRALATEAVHAGREDLAELGVHAPPLDLSTTYPSYDAAGEAARIDAFAATGARLDGPPVYARLDNPTTARFETALARLEGAESAVAFASGMAALTAVLLVRASMGLRHVVAVRPLYGCSDHLLNAGLLGTEVTWTDPAGIAEAIRPETGLVMVETPANPTLAEVDLRAVRHACGSVPLLVDNTFATPVLQRPVEHGARIVLHSATKYLGGHGDVMGGVVACDEEFARSLRQVRFATGGVLHPMAGYLLLRGLSTLPVRVRAASTTAADLARRLGADPRIARVHYPSVGGAMVSFEVYGDPRSVISAVRLITPAVSLGSVDSLIQHPASISHRIVAEGDRRSAGVSDRLLRMSVGLEDVEDLWRDLTEALSAQPVRTERAGVRESRRVGR encoded by the coding sequence ATGGAGAACGCAGCCTCGGTCACTCCCGCACCCCGGGCCCTGGCCACCGAAGCAGTACACGCCGGACGCGAGGACCTCGCGGAGCTCGGCGTGCACGCCCCGCCGCTGGACCTGTCCACCACCTACCCGTCGTACGACGCCGCAGGTGAGGCCGCCCGTATCGACGCCTTCGCCGCCACCGGCGCGCGACTGGACGGACCGCCGGTCTACGCCCGGCTCGACAACCCGACCACGGCCCGTTTCGAGACAGCGCTCGCCAGGCTGGAGGGTGCCGAGAGCGCGGTCGCGTTCGCCAGCGGGATGGCCGCGCTCACTGCCGTACTGCTGGTGCGGGCGAGTATGGGACTGCGCCACGTGGTCGCTGTCCGGCCGTTGTACGGGTGCAGCGACCATCTGCTGAACGCGGGGCTGCTCGGGACCGAGGTGACCTGGACCGACCCCGCGGGCATCGCGGAGGCGATCCGGCCGGAAACAGGCCTTGTGATGGTGGAGACGCCCGCCAACCCGACGCTCGCCGAGGTCGATCTACGAGCCGTCCGGCACGCCTGCGGCTCCGTGCCGCTGCTTGTCGACAACACCTTCGCCACGCCCGTGCTGCAGCGGCCGGTGGAGCACGGGGCGCGGATCGTGCTGCACAGCGCGACCAAGTACCTGGGCGGGCACGGCGATGTGATGGGCGGCGTGGTGGCCTGCGACGAGGAGTTCGCCCGCAGCCTCCGGCAGGTGCGGTTCGCGACCGGCGGCGTCCTCCATCCGATGGCCGGATATCTGCTGCTGCGCGGACTGTCCACACTGCCGGTACGGGTACGGGCCGCATCCACCACCGCGGCCGACCTGGCCCGCCGACTGGGCGCCGACCCGCGGATCGCCCGGGTGCACTACCCGAGTGTGGGCGGGGCGATGGTCTCCTTCGAGGTGTACGGGGACCCGCGCAGCGTGATCTCGGCCGTACGGCTGATCACGCCGGCGGTCAGTCTCGGCAGTGTCGACAGCCTGATCCAGCACCCGGCCTCCATCAGCCATCGCATCGTGGCTGAGGGAGACCGGCGCTCGGCGGGCGTCAGCGACCGGCTGCTGCGGATGTCGGTCGGTCTTGAGGACGTCGAGGATCTATGGCGTGATCTGACCGAGGCCCTCAGCGCTCAGCCTGTTCGTACGGAAAGAGCGGGCGTACGGGAGTCGCGTCGAGTCGGGCGGTGA